A section of the Streptomyces sp. NBC_01591 genome encodes:
- a CDS encoding non-ribosomal peptide synthetase, whose product MGENSVEARLLSRMRRRAEAARIVRADQEAGPLPLSFAQQRLWFLDRLTPDSAEYLVPTVLRVRGALDVPALGAALSGLVARHEVLRTAFPADDNGTPRQVISAPWPVEVTVHDLRAEADAETRAGEVLRTEATRPFDLEAGRLLRADVVRLADDDHFLLLTVHHIASDGWSSGILARELRELYAAAVAGREASLPELLIQYADFAAWQREQLSGDFLERQLAYWRERLAHVTPLELPTDHQRPAQPSGGGDVVTFSVPSEVTEALRATASGQGASLFMALLSLFQIVLARYCRQDDIAVGTPVAGRNRAETEDLIGFFVNTLVLRTDLSGDPAFTELLDRVKDTALGAYDHQDLPFERLVEELAPDRDLSRNPLFQTLFVFQAPGSAEAQAWELAGTRIEPVEIERGVAKFDLTLTAVESAEGLRAVLEYRTDLFERASIERLAGHFTTLAASVAAAPGARLSELNMLTVGERREVLVEWNGVTGPYPDAVTIHRLVEERVAASPDAVAVTDGGRRWTYGDINARANRLAHHLRGTGVTADTLIAVCLDRSPDLIATLLGILKAGAAFVPLDPDYPTDRITYMVEDTGTPLIITSSGLADRLPGGIERILVDTQWPAGPDTDPEPLASPDDLAYVIYTSGSTGKPKGVALEHRGVVNYLHWCDQNYPAHIPGGIGSVLYSSVTFDLTITALFLPLIQGQQLVIPVTAPDQTAFDAAIDLICTDTPISFLKATPSHLEVLAAHLETRSARHHITTIVAGGENLTPQLVARLLSTSSTQTTFSNEYGATEGSVANVMSLTTAPDPHGGTTTLGRPITNTTAYVVDHHNQPAPVGIPGHALLGGICLARHYHNRSDLTRQRFTPNPFTPPRPDPRTYHTGDLVKWRPDGTLEFIGRIDNQIKLRGYRIELGEIEAALNTHPHIHTTAVTTREDTPGDKRLVAYVVPAPGHSPDASELRTHLQRQLPDYMVPSTYVPLDQLPLTPNGKVDTKALPAPGHHRPELATTYTAPRNSTEETIAGVWSDVLGVDTIGIHDNFFELGGHSLLATQVTSRLRQRLGLDVPVRALFTSPTPATLAGVVRELGTADEAPLVPLDRGSGPLPLSFAQQRLWFLDQLTPGSAEYLVPFGLRVRGTLDACALGAAFTGLVTRHEVLRTRFVTDDSGRPAQIVDAPWSVTPVVHDVRTVPTADRERAALEITAAEARRPFELDGGRLLRVDVVRVADDDQYVLITLHHIVSDGWSSGILVRELRELYMAAVAGREASLPELPVQYADFAAWQREQLSGDFLERQLAYWRERLAGVPALELPTDHGRSAEREGAEGDTVYFSVPSEVTEALRATASGQGASLFMALLSLFQIVLARYCRQDDIAVGTPIAGRNRAETEGLIGFFVNTLVLRTDLSGDPAFTELLDRVKDTALGAYDHQDLPFERLVDELAPDRDLSRNPLFQTLFVFQNTPDGESWSLPGLTVEQVGVGGQDAKFDLQLTAAEEDGELLAVLEYRTDLFERASIERLAGHFTTLAASVAAAPGARLSELNMLTVGERREVLVEWNGVTGPYPDAVTIHRLVEERVAASPDAVAVTDGGRRWTYGDINARANRLAHHLRGTGVTADTLIAVCLDRSPDLIATLLGILKAGAAFVPLDPDYPTDRITYMVEDTGTPLIITSSGLADRLPGGIERILVDTQWPAGPDTDPEPLASPDDLAYVIYTSGSTGKPKGVALEHRGVVNYLHWCDQNYPAHIPGGIGSVLYSSVTFDLTITALFLPLIQGQQLVIPVTAPDQTAFDAAIDLICTDTPISFLKATPSHLEVLAAHLETRSARHHITTIVAGGENLTPQLVARLLSTSSTQTTFSNEYGATEGSVANVMSLTTAPDPHGGTTTLGRPITNTTAYVVDHHNQPAPVGIPGHALLGGICLARHYHNRSDLTRQRFTPNPFTPPRPDPRTYHTGDLVKWRPDGTLEFIGRIDNQIKLRGYRIELGEIEAALNTHPHIHTTTVTTREDTPGNKQLIAYIVATPGNTPTTHQLRTHLQRQLPDYMVPSTYVPLDQLPLTPNGKVDTKALPAPGHHRPELATTYTAPRTDTERTLAAIWSEILGIDTVGIHDNFFELGGDSIVSIQMIARAKKFGVHLTPRLIFKNQTIAEIAVHAAATTPVDAEQGRVAGEVPLTPIQHWFFEKDLPTFDHFNQAELLVTDGLAPDVLRLALADLIEHHDALRLRCVDGPDGRRQYLDETVDTDILDVHDLSGFSDESLASVALDIAEETQQSLGLAKGPLLRAALLELGPTRGQRLLTVVHHLAVDGVSWRILLEDLGSCYERRAADLAPLLPAKTTSFRSWAQRLNGFADSAQARAEYAYWAEPKPAGRVPRDRDGRNDLASAASVVAALSPEETRALLRDVPRVFSTQINDALLTALAHALRDWTRDDEILIGLEGHGREDLFPDVDLSRTVGWFTSVFPVALRLAPGATDPVASLDSVREQVARIPNKGVGYGILRHLGAPDMAAVLRRQPTPEVNFNYLGQFTRDLPGIGWYAGPDEPKGHSISPDGMRWNVLDVTAAVEGDTFGLYINYSTALHERRTVERLADGVVGHLRELIAGSADGAADARRESPGVPLTDVGDADMAAILKRFSI is encoded by the coding sequence ATGGGCGAGAACTCGGTGGAGGCACGGCTGCTGTCCCGCATGCGGCGGCGTGCGGAAGCGGCCCGGATCGTACGGGCTGACCAGGAGGCCGGACCGCTGCCGCTGTCGTTCGCGCAGCAGCGGCTGTGGTTCCTGGACCGGCTGACGCCGGACAGCGCGGAATACCTGGTGCCGACAGTGCTGCGGGTGCGCGGCGCGCTGGACGTCCCCGCGCTCGGCGCAGCACTGTCAGGTCTGGTGGCCCGGCACGAGGTGCTGCGGACGGCGTTCCCGGCGGACGACAACGGCACACCGCGGCAGGTGATCAGCGCACCCTGGCCGGTGGAGGTCACGGTCCACGACCTGCGGGCCGAGGCGGACGCGGAGACCCGCGCGGGCGAGGTGCTGCGCACCGAGGCGACGCGGCCGTTCGACCTGGAGGCCGGGCGGCTCCTGCGGGCCGACGTGGTGCGGCTCGCGGACGACGACCACTTCCTGCTGCTGACGGTGCATCACATCGCTTCGGACGGCTGGTCCTCCGGGATTCTGGCCCGCGAACTGCGCGAACTGTACGCGGCCGCCGTTGCCGGACGCGAGGCTTCGCTGCCCGAACTCCTCATCCAGTACGCGGACTTCGCCGCCTGGCAGCGGGAGCAACTCAGCGGGGATTTCCTGGAGAGGCAGTTGGCGTACTGGCGCGAGCGCCTCGCCCACGTGACGCCGCTCGAGCTTCCCACCGACCACCAGCGTCCGGCGCAGCCGAGCGGCGGCGGTGACGTGGTCACTTTCTCGGTGCCGTCGGAGGTGACGGAGGCGCTGCGGGCGACGGCGAGCGGGCAGGGCGCGAGCCTGTTCATGGCGTTGCTGTCCCTGTTTCAGATCGTTCTGGCCCGCTACTGCCGCCAGGACGACATCGCGGTCGGCACCCCGGTCGCCGGCCGTAACCGTGCCGAGACGGAGGATCTGATCGGTTTCTTCGTCAACACCCTCGTCCTGCGCACCGACCTGTCCGGTGACCCGGCGTTCACCGAACTCCTCGACCGGGTCAAGGACACCGCGCTCGGTGCCTACGACCACCAGGACCTCCCCTTCGAACGCCTCGTGGAGGAACTCGCCCCCGACCGGGACCTGTCCCGCAACCCGCTGTTCCAGACCCTTTTCGTCTTCCAGGCGCCCGGCAGCGCGGAGGCCCAGGCATGGGAGCTGGCGGGCACACGGATCGAGCCGGTCGAGATCGAGCGGGGTGTCGCCAAGTTCGACCTGACGCTCACGGCGGTCGAGTCGGCGGAGGGACTGCGCGCGGTCCTGGAGTACCGGACGGATCTGTTCGAGCGGGCGTCGATCGAGCGGTTGGCCGGCCATTTCACGACTCTGGCGGCGTCGGTGGCGGCCGCACCGGGTGCGCGTCTGTCGGAGCTGAATATGCTCACGGTGGGGGAGCGGCGGGAGGTGCTGGTCGAGTGGAATGGTGTCACCGGTCCGTATCCGGACGCCGTGACCATTCATCGGCTCGTCGAGGAGCGTGTCGCGGCCAGTCCTGATGCGGTTGCTGTCACGGATGGGGGGCGTCGTTGGACCTATGGTGACATCAACGCCCGTGCGAACCGGCTCGCCCACCACCTCCGCGGCACCGGTGTCACCGCAGACACCCTGATTGCTGTCTGTCTCGACCGTTCGCCCGATCTCATTGCCACGCTGCTGGGCATCCTGAAGGCCGGTGCCGCGTTTGTTCCTCTCGATCCGGACTATCCGACCGACCGGATCACCTACATGGTCGAGGACACCGGCACGCCGTTGATCATCACCAGTTCCGGTCTGGCCGACCGGCTGCCCGGCGGGATCGAGCGCATCCTGGTCGACACTCAGTGGCCGGCCGGTCCGGACACCGATCCCGAACCGCTGGCCTCTCCGGACGATCTGGCCTATGTGATCTATACCTCGGGTTCGACGGGCAAGCCGAAGGGTGTCGCTCTCGAGCACCGGGGTGTCGTGAATTATCTGCACTGGTGTGATCAGAACTATCCCGCGCACATCCCGGGCGGGATCGGTTCGGTCCTGTATTCGTCGGTGACGTTCGATCTGACGATCACGGCGCTGTTCCTGCCTCTCATCCAGGGCCAGCAGCTCGTCATTCCCGTCACCGCACCGGACCAGACGGCGTTCGACGCGGCGATCGACCTGATCTGCACCGATACCCCGATCAGTTTCCTCAAGGCCACTCCTTCCCATCTGGAGGTCCTTGCCGCGCATCTGGAGACCCGTAGCGCGCGTCATCACATCACCACCATCGTGGCCGGCGGCGAGAATCTCACCCCGCAGTTGGTCGCCCGGCTCCTGAGCACCAGCAGCACGCAAACGACGTTCAGCAACGAGTACGGCGCGACCGAGGGCTCGGTGGCGAACGTGATGAGCCTGACGACCGCACCTGATCCGCACGGGGGCACCACCACGCTGGGCCGGCCGATCACGAACACCACCGCCTACGTCGTCGATCACCACAACCAGCCCGCCCCCGTCGGCATCCCCGGCCACGCCCTGCTGGGCGGTATCTGTCTGGCCCGGCACTACCACAACCGGTCCGACCTCACCCGCCAGCGCTTCACCCCCAACCCTTTCACCCCGCCCCGTCCCGATCCGCGCACCTATCACACCGGGGACCTGGTCAAATGGCGGCCCGACGGCACCCTCGAGTTCATCGGCCGGATCGACAACCAGATCAAGCTGCGCGGCTACCGCATCGAACTCGGCGAGATCGAAGCCGCCCTCAACACCCACCCCCACATCCACACCACCGCCGTCACCACCCGCGAAGACACCCCCGGGGACAAGCGTCTGGTCGCCTACGTCGTGCCCGCCCCGGGACACAGTCCCGACGCGTCCGAACTCCGCACGCACCTGCAGCGGCAACTGCCGGACTACATGGTCCCCAGCACCTACGTCCCCCTCGACCAACTGCCCCTGACACCCAACGGAAAGGTCGACACCAAGGCGCTCCCCGCGCCCGGCCACCACCGCCCCGAACTCGCCACCACCTACACCGCACCCCGGAACTCGACGGAGGAGACCATCGCCGGCGTGTGGTCCGACGTCCTCGGCGTCGACACCATCGGCATCCACGACAACTTCTTCGAACTGGGCGGGCATTCACTGCTCGCGACACAGGTGACGTCGCGTCTGCGGCAGCGGCTCGGGTTGGACGTCCCGGTGCGTGCCCTCTTCACCTCACCCACCCCGGCCACACTGGCCGGGGTCGTGCGAGAGCTGGGGACGGCCGACGAGGCGCCGCTGGTACCGCTCGACCGCGGCAGCGGTCCACTGCCCCTGTCGTTCGCGCAGCAGCGGCTTTGGTTCCTGGACCAGTTGACGCCGGGCAGCGCCGAATACCTCGTGCCGTTCGGCCTGCGGGTGCGCGGCACGCTCGACGCCTGTGCACTGGGTGCGGCGTTCACCGGTCTGGTGACCCGGCACGAGGTGCTGCGGACCCGGTTCGTCACGGACGACTCAGGCCGTCCCGCGCAGATCGTGGACGCACCGTGGTCGGTCACTCCGGTGGTGCACGACGTCCGGACCGTCCCGACGGCCGACCGGGAGCGGGCCGCACTGGAGATCACGGCGGCCGAGGCGCGGCGACCGTTCGAGCTGGACGGCGGGCGGCTTCTGCGGGTTGACGTGGTGCGCGTCGCTGACGACGACCAGTACGTGCTGATCACGCTGCACCACATCGTCTCGGACGGCTGGTCCTCCGGGATTCTGGTCCGCGAACTGCGCGAGCTGTACATGGCTGCCGTCGCCGGACGCGAGGCGTCGCTGCCCGAACTGCCCGTGCAGTACGCGGACTTCGCCGCCTGGCAGCGGGAGCAACTCAGCGGGGATTTCCTGGAGAGGCAGTTGGCGTACTGGCGCGAGCGTCTCGCAGGGGTACCGGCCCTGGAGCTGCCGACCGACCACGGTCGGTCCGCCGAACGGGAGGGCGCCGAGGGCGACACCGTGTACTTCTCGGTGCCGTCGGAGGTGACGGAGGCGCTGCGGGCGACGGCGAGCGGGCAGGGCGCGAGCCTGTTCATGGCGTTGCTGTCCCTGTTTCAGATCGTTCTGGCCCGCTACTGCCGCCAGGACGACATCGCGGTCGGCACCCCGATCGCCGGCCGCAACCGCGCCGAGACGGAGGGCCTGATCGGTTTCTTCGTCAACACCCTCGTCCTGCGCACCGACCTGTCCGGTGACCCGGCGTTCACCGAACTCCTCGACCGGGTCAAGGACACCGCGCTCGGTGCCTACGACCACCAGGACCTCCCCTTCGAACGCCTTGTCGACGAGCTGGCCCCCGACCGGGACCTGTCCCGCAACCCGCTGTTCCAGACCCTTTTCGTCTTCCAGAACACCCCGGACGGGGAGTCGTGGAGCCTGCCCGGTCTGACGGTCGAGCAGGTCGGTGTGGGCGGTCAGGATGCCAAGTTCGACCTCCAGCTGACCGCGGCGGAGGAGGACGGTGAGCTGCTGGCGGTCCTGGAGTACCGGACGGATCTGTTCGAGCGGGCGTCGATCGAGCGGTTGGCCGGCCATTTCACGACTCTGGCGGCGTCGGTGGCGGCCGCACCGGGTGCGCGTCTGTCGGAGCTGAATATGCTCACGGTGGGGGAGCGGCGGGAGGTGCTGGTCGAGTGGAATGGTGTCACCGGTCCGTATCCGGACGCCGTGACCATTCATCGGCTCGTCGAGGAGCGTGTCGCGGCCAGTCCTGATGCGGTTGCTGTCACGGATGGGGGGCGTCGTTGGACCTATGGTGACATCAACGCCCGTGCGAACCGGCTCGCCCACCACCTCCGCGGCACCGGTGTCACCGCAGACACCCTGATTGCTGTCTGTCTCGACCGTTCGCCCGATCTCATTGCCACGCTGCTGGGCATCCTGAAGGCCGGTGCCGCGTTTGTTCCTCTCGATCCGGACTATCCGACCGACCGGATCACCTACATGGTCGAGGACACCGGCACGCCGTTGATCATCACCAGTTCCGGTCTGGCCGACCGGCTGCCCGGCGGGATCGAGCGCATCCTGGTCGACACTCAGTGGCCGGCCGGTCCGGACACCGATCCCGAACCGCTGGCCTCTCCGGACGATCTGGCCTATGTGATCTATACCTCGGGTTCGACGGGCAAGCCGAAGGGTGTCGCTCTCGAGCACCGGGGTGTCGTGAATTATCTGCACTGGTGTGATCAGAACTATCCCGCGCACATCCCGGGCGGGATCGGTTCGGTCCTGTATTCGTCGGTGACGTTCGATCTGACGATCACGGCGCTGTTCCTGCCTCTCATCCAGGGCCAGCAGCTCGTCATTCCCGTCACCGCACCGGACCAGACGGCGTTCGACGCGGCGATCGACCTGATCTGCACCGATACCCCGATCAGTTTCCTCAAGGCCACTCCTTCCCATCTGGAGGTCCTTGCCGCGCATCTGGAGACCCGTAGCGCGCGTCATCACATCACCACCATCGTGGCCGGCGGCGAGAATCTCACCCCGCAGTTGGTCGCCCGGCTCCTGAGCACCAGCAGCACGCAAACGACGTTCAGCAACGAGTACGGCGCGACCGAGGGCTCGGTGGCGAACGTGATGAGCCTGACGACCGCACCTGATCCGCACGGGGGCACCACCACGCTGGGCCGGCCGATCACGAACACCACCGCCTACGTCGTCGATCACCACAACCAGCCCGCCCCCGTCGGCATCCCCGGCCACGCCCTGCTGGGCGGTATCTGTCTGGCCCGGCACTACCACAACCGGTCCGACCTCACCCGCCAGCGCTTCACCCCCAACCCTTTCACCCCGCCCCGTCCCGATCCGCGCACCTATCACACCGGGGACCTGGTCAAATGGCGGCCCGACGGCACCCTCGAGTTCATCGGCCGGATCGACAACCAGATCAAGCTGCGCGGCTACCGCATCGAACTCGGCGAGATCGAAGCCGCCCTCAACACCCACCCCCACATCCACACCACCACCGTCACCACCCGCGAAGACACCCCCGGCAACAAACAGCTCATCGCCTACATCGTCGCCACTCCCGGCAACACCCCCACCACACACCAACTCCGCACGCACCTGCAGCGGCAACTGCCGGACTATATGGTCCCCAGCACCTACGTCCCCCTCGACCAACTGCCCCTGACACCCAACGGAAAGGTCGACACCAAGGCGCTCCCCGCGCCCGGCCACCACCGCCCCGAACTCGCCACCACCTACACCGCACCCCGGACGGACACCGAGCGCACCCTTGCCGCGATCTGGTCGGAGATCCTCGGTATCGACACCGTCGGCATCCACGACAACTTCTTCGAACTGGGCGGGGATTCGATCGTCAGCATTCAGATGATCGCCCGGGCCAAGAAGTTCGGTGTGCACCTCACTCCGCGGCTGATCTTCAAGAACCAGACGATCGCCGAGATCGCGGTCCACGCCGCTGCGACCACGCCGGTCGACGCAGAGCAGGGCCGCGTGGCGGGCGAGGTCCCGCTGACACCGATCCAGCACTGGTTCTTCGAGAAGGACCTGCCGACGTTCGACCACTTCAACCAGGCCGAGCTTCTCGTCACCGACGGGCTCGCCCCCGACGTGCTGCGGCTCGCGCTGGCCGACCTGATCGAGCACCACGACGCGTTGCGCCTGCGCTGCGTGGACGGGCCCGACGGCCGGCGGCAGTACCTGGACGAGACCGTGGACACCGACATCCTCGACGTGCACGACCTGTCCGGATTCTCGGACGAGTCCCTGGCGTCGGTGGCGCTGGACATCGCGGAGGAGACGCAGCAGAGCCTCGGCCTGGCCAAGGGCCCGTTGTTGCGGGCCGCCCTGCTGGAGTTGGGACCGACGCGCGGCCAGCGGTTGCTCACCGTCGTACACCACCTGGCAGTCGACGGTGTGTCCTGGCGGATCCTCCTGGAGGACCTGGGCAGTTGCTACGAGCGGCGGGCTGCCGATCTCGCGCCCCTGCTGCCGGCGAAGACGACGTCGTTCCGGTCGTGGGCCCAGCGACTGAACGGCTTCGCCGACTCCGCTCAGGCGCGGGCCGAGTACGCCTACTGGGCCGAGCCCAAGCCGGCCGGTCGGGTGCCGCGTGACCGGGACGGTCGCAACGACCTGGCATCCGCCGCCAGCGTCGTGGCGGCGCTCAGCCCCGAGGAGACGCGTGCCTTGTTGCGGGACGTGCCACGGGTCTTCAGCACCCAGATCAACGACGCGTTGCTCACCGCACTGGCGCACGCCCTGCGAGACTGGACGAGGGACGACGAGATCCTGATCGGTCTGGAGGGACACGGCCGTGAGGATCTGTTCCCGGACGTGGACCTGTCGCGAACGGTCGGATGGTTCACGTCCGTCTTCCCCGTCGCGCTGCGGCTGGCGCCGGGAGCCACCGATCCGGTGGCCTCGCTCGACTCCGTCCGCGAGCAGGTGGCGCGGATCCCCAACAAGGGCGTCGGCTACGGCATCCTGCGTCATCTCGGCGCCCCGGACATGGCCGCCGTACTGCGCCGGCAGCCCACTCCGGAAGTGAACTTCAACTACCTGGGGCAGTTCACCAGGGACCTGCCGGGCATCGGGTGGTACGCCGGTCCTGACGAGCCCAAGGGCCACTCGATCAGCCCGGACGGCATGCGCTGGAACGTGCTGGACGTGACCGCCGCCGTCGAAGGCGACACGTTCGGCCTGTACATCAACTACTCGACCGCGCTGCACGAGCGGCGCACCGTCGAGCGCCTGGCCGACGGTGTCGTCGGCCACCTGCGCGAGCTGATCGCCGGCAGTGCCGACGGAGCCGCCGACGCCCGCCGGGAGTCCCCCGGTGTTCCCCTCACCGATGTCGGTGACGCCGACATGGCCGCGATCCTGAAGAGGTTCTCGATATGA